From a region of the Emcibacter sp. SYSU 3D8 genome:
- a CDS encoding MmgE/PrpD family protein, giving the protein MSKNPLELYGAWVAETPAAWPEDALDWAHREFVDLVAVMIPGAAEPASQYAFNAVQDWGQGPCAVAGQRKRLSAPWAALVNGTAGHALDFDDNFDPPKAHATTVLAPAILALAEQENLSGAACLDAYIVGLQIMGRVGQGVNPTHRNRGWHATATVGVIGAAAACARLLKLDAAASATALSAATSMSAGFMSQFGTMMKPVHAGLAAKGGIMAAGFAQAGITAGMETLDGRTGMNRLMVGPDYEALRDTITHVEHGQNLRYELDSIGAPLLITEHKFRVKRFPTCGAIHRAMDGMLDLRARHGFTAADVASVDLHMPRVHFNNVMYTDPQDPLQAKFSAEYAVGCVLARGDCTLADFRPDAVMRADVRSLFPIIHRHPVDKLEGEFPTEVHVTLKDGRQLKAVVDMPLGSKKAPFSWAQYWSKFDACCDGVLSDRDTRDLRLALERMPSLPNIGDLMRHVVLPFAQVA; this is encoded by the coding sequence ATGAGCAAGAACCCGCTTGAGCTCTATGGCGCGTGGGTGGCGGAAACGCCGGCCGCCTGGCCCGAGGATGCGCTGGACTGGGCGCACCGCGAGTTCGTCGACCTGGTCGCCGTGATGATTCCCGGCGCCGCCGAGCCGGCCAGCCAATATGCGTTCAACGCGGTGCAGGACTGGGGACAGGGACCGTGCGCCGTGGCCGGCCAGCGCAAGCGGCTGTCGGCGCCCTGGGCGGCGCTGGTCAACGGCACCGCCGGACACGCCCTCGACTTCGACGACAATTTCGATCCGCCCAAGGCGCATGCCACCACGGTGCTCGCGCCGGCGATCCTGGCGCTGGCCGAGCAGGAGAACCTGTCCGGCGCCGCGTGCCTCGATGCCTATATCGTCGGCCTGCAGATCATGGGCCGGGTCGGGCAGGGCGTGAACCCCACCCACCGCAATCGCGGCTGGCACGCGACCGCCACCGTCGGCGTGATCGGTGCAGCGGCTGCCTGCGCCCGGCTGCTGAAGCTGGATGCGGCCGCTTCGGCCACCGCGCTGTCAGCGGCAACCAGCATGTCGGCGGGCTTCATGTCCCAGTTTGGCACCATGATGAAGCCGGTCCATGCAGGCCTTGCCGCCAAGGGCGGCATCATGGCGGCCGGCTTTGCCCAGGCAGGCATCACCGCCGGCATGGAGACGCTCGATGGCCGTACCGGCATGAACCGGCTGATGGTCGGTCCCGATTACGAGGCATTGCGCGACACCATCACCCATGTGGAGCACGGCCAGAACCTGCGCTACGAACTGGACAGCATCGGCGCGCCGCTGCTGATCACCGAGCACAAGTTCCGGGTAAAGCGCTTCCCCACCTGCGGCGCCATCCACCGCGCCATGGACGGCATGCTGGATCTGCGCGCCAGGCACGGCTTCACGGCCGCCGACGTGGCCTCGGTGGATCTGCATATGCCGCGCGTGCACTTCAACAACGTCATGTACACCGACCCGCAGGACCCGTTGCAGGCCAAGTTCTCGGCCGAATATGCCGTGGGCTGCGTGCTGGCGCGCGGCGACTGCACATTGGCGGATTTCCGACCCGACGCGGTGATGCGCGCCGATGTGCGCAGCCTGTTCCCGATCATTCACCGCCACCCGGTCGACAAGCTGGAGGGCGAGTTCCCCACCGAGGTCCATGTCACGCTGAAGGACGGCCGCCAGCTGAAAGCTGTCGTCGACATGCCTCTGGGCAGCAAGAAGGCGCCGTTCTCGTGGGCGCAGTACTGGAGCAAGTTCGACGCCTGCTGCGATGGCGTCCTGAGCGACCGCGACACCCGCGACCTGCGCCTGGCGCTGGAGCGGATGCCAAGCCTGCCCAATATCGGCGACCTGATGCGCCATGTCGTCCTGCCCTTCGCCCAGGTCGCCTGA
- a CDS encoding nucleotidyltransferase family protein translates to MSSRPLHESFPPATVLVMAASRRGENDPVALLQNKSHKCLVEIDGQVMLERVIEALIDSGCFNRIYVSVENEDILRATPRMIAWLDEGRMSFVLSRGNLADSVLSAVDVIPNPLPLIITTGDNALHTPELVRDFMRGFWTHDEDVSLAFTRDDVVLRDYANSGLAFHMLKDGGYSACNLYALRRERSLSAVRVFESGGQFGKRHKRILKAFGVTPFIVYKLKLMGLHGLITLIGRKLRVTIDPVLLDYPFGPIDVDNKNSFDITEETLKKRRGAAAKAP, encoded by the coding sequence ATGTCGTCAAGACCACTCCACGAGTCCTTTCCGCCGGCCACCGTGCTGGTCATGGCCGCCAGCCGCCGGGGAGAAAACGATCCCGTCGCCCTGCTGCAGAACAAGTCCCACAAGTGCCTTGTCGAGATCGACGGCCAGGTGATGCTGGAACGCGTCATCGAGGCGCTGATCGACAGCGGCTGCTTCAATCGCATCTATGTCTCGGTCGAGAACGAGGACATCCTGCGCGCCACGCCGCGCATGATCGCGTGGCTGGACGAGGGGCGCATGTCGTTCGTGCTGTCCCGCGGCAACCTGGCCGACAGCGTGCTGTCGGCGGTGGACGTGATCCCGAACCCGTTGCCGCTGATCATCACCACCGGTGACAACGCGCTGCATACGCCGGAGCTGGTCCGCGACTTCATGCGCGGGTTCTGGACCCATGACGAGGATGTGTCGCTGGCCTTCACCCGCGACGATGTGGTGCTGCGCGATTACGCCAATTCGGGCCTCGCCTTCCACATGCTGAAGGATGGCGGCTATTCGGCCTGCAATCTCTACGCCCTGCGGCGCGAGCGGTCGCTGTCGGCGGTGCGTGTGTTCGAAAGCGGCGGCCAGTTCGGCAAGCGCCACAAGCGCATCCTGAAGGCGTTCGGCGTGACGCCCTTCATCGTCTACAAGCTGAAGCTGATGGGCCTGCACGGCCTGATCACCCTGATCGGCCGCAAGCTGCGGGTGACCATCGACCCGGTGCTGCTGGACTATCCGTTCGGCCCGATCGACGTGGACAACAAGAACTCCTTCGACATCACCGAAGAAACGTTGAAGAAGCGTCGCGGTGCGGCGGCGAAGGCGCCGTAA
- a CDS encoding nucleotide sugar dehydrogenase: protein MSSPAVKTAPEAFPLKVEDARIGVVGLGYVGLPVAVAFAAHYPVLGVDINSKRIGELKRFHDSTLEATEEELRGAKHLQFTGEWADLKSCNVFVVTVPTPVDSHNHPDLAPLEAASRAIGNVLKRGDVVVYESTVYPGCTEEFCVPVLEQVSGLVFNRDFFAGYSPERLNPGNKELKLSDIKKITSGSTPEAADFVDALYRTIITAGTHKAPSMRVAEAAKVMENTQRDLNIALVNELAMICNRLGIDTLDVLEAAGTKWNFLPFRPGLVGGHCIGVDPYYLTHKAEEIGHHPEVILAGRRINDRVGKYVVNQFVRLLGRKGLLRDDLRVLVLGFSFKENCPDARNTKVASIVGHLHEFDIAVDVYDPWVNPDECEHEYGIRPVPALETGKYDGIILAVAHDEFVKMGAQGIRALGRPGAVLYDVKSILPKDMVDQRL, encoded by the coding sequence ATGAGCTCGCCAGCCGTCAAAACCGCGCCGGAAGCCTTCCCCCTCAAGGTCGAGGACGCCCGCATCGGCGTGGTCGGCCTGGGCTATGTGGGATTGCCGGTGGCCGTGGCATTCGCCGCCCATTATCCGGTGCTCGGCGTCGACATCAACAGCAAGCGCATCGGCGAGCTGAAGCGGTTCCACGACAGCACCCTGGAGGCGACCGAGGAAGAGTTGCGCGGCGCAAAGCACCTGCAATTCACCGGCGAATGGGCCGACCTGAAAAGCTGCAACGTGTTCGTCGTCACCGTGCCGACGCCGGTCGACAGCCACAACCATCCCGACCTGGCGCCGCTGGAAGCCGCCAGCCGCGCCATCGGCAACGTGCTCAAGCGCGGCGACGTGGTGGTCTATGAATCCACGGTCTATCCCGGCTGCACCGAGGAATTCTGCGTGCCGGTGCTCGAGCAGGTATCAGGCCTGGTGTTCAACCGCGACTTCTTCGCCGGCTACAGCCCCGAGCGGCTCAATCCCGGCAACAAGGAGCTGAAGCTCTCCGACATCAAGAAAATCACCTCGGGCTCGACGCCTGAGGCGGCCGATTTCGTCGATGCGCTCTATCGCACCATCATCACCGCCGGCACCCACAAGGCGCCGTCCATGCGGGTGGCCGAGGCGGCCAAGGTGATGGAGAACACCCAGCGCGACCTGAACATCGCGCTGGTCAACGAGCTGGCCATGATCTGCAACCGGCTGGGCATCGACACGCTCGACGTGCTGGAAGCCGCCGGCACCAAGTGGAACTTCCTGCCGTTCCGGCCGGGCCTTGTCGGCGGTCACTGCATCGGTGTCGATCCCTATTACCTGACCCACAAGGCCGAGGAAATCGGCCACCATCCCGAGGTGATCCTGGCCGGGCGCCGGATCAACGACCGGGTGGGCAAATATGTGGTCAACCAGTTCGTGCGCCTGCTCGGCCGCAAGGGCCTGCTGAGGGACGACCTGCGCGTGCTGGTGCTGGGCTTCTCGTTCAAGGAAAACTGCCCCGATGCGCGCAATACCAAGGTGGCCAGCATCGTCGGTCACCTGCACGAATTCGACATCGCCGTCGACGTCTACGATCCTTGGGTGAACCCGGACGAGTGCGAGCACGAATACGGCATCCGGCCGGTGCCGGCGCTGGAGACCGGCAAATATGACGGCATCATCCTGGCCGTCGCCCATGACGAGTTCGTCAAGATGGGCGCCCAGGGCATCCGCGCCCTCGGCCGACCCGGCGCCGTGCTCTACGACGTAAAGTCGATCCTGCCCAAGGACATGGTCGACCAGCGATTGTAA
- a CDS encoding glycosyltransferase family A protein codes for MTTEIPANLLTVVMPNYNYGRFIDEAIRSVAQQTYAPIELIVVDDASTDDSVAVATETLSKVTNLFDTKLIALPENVGKLGALNRALSHVRGEYFMIQDSDDLLTPEYAARTIAELIEARKTDPSIGFIYTDCTLISQTGEILDRGKSTPFDPRLLEEYSFVPEPAMCLARPVLEAGPYDEAIRKGTKHHKWRRIVANGWMGKHLAEPIFYYRMHDKNMSGIGKRVIEEVEKGQRGHRILSGYWPTQTTQR; via the coding sequence ATGACAACCGAGATTCCGGCGAACCTGCTGACCGTGGTCATGCCCAACTACAATTACGGCCGGTTCATCGACGAGGCGATCCGGTCCGTGGCCCAGCAGACCTATGCCCCCATCGAGCTGATCGTGGTGGACGACGCCAGCACCGATGACTCGGTGGCGGTGGCGACGGAAACCCTGTCGAAGGTCACCAATCTGTTCGACACCAAGCTGATCGCACTGCCCGAGAATGTCGGCAAGCTGGGCGCGCTTAACCGCGCCCTGTCCCATGTGCGCGGCGAATATTTCATGATCCAGGATTCCGACGACCTGCTGACGCCGGAATATGCCGCCCGCACCATCGCCGAGCTGATCGAGGCGCGCAAAACCGATCCCTCCATCGGCTTCATCTATACCGACTGCACGCTGATCTCGCAGACCGGCGAGATCCTCGACCGGGGCAAGTCGACGCCGTTCGACCCCAGGCTGCTGGAGGAATATTCCTTCGTGCCCGAGCCGGCCATGTGCCTGGCCAGGCCGGTGCTGGAGGCCGGCCCCTATGACGAGGCGATCCGCAAGGGCACCAAGCACCACAAATGGCGGCGCATCGTCGCCAATGGCTGGATGGGCAAGCACCTCGCCGAGCCTATCTTCTATTACCGCATGCACGACAAGAACATGTCGGGCATCGGCAAGCGGGTGATCGAGGAGGTCGAGAAAGGCCAGCGCGGTCACCGCATCCTGTCCGGCTACTGGCCGACCCAAACCACACAACGTTAG
- a CDS encoding DUF1993 domain-containing protein gives MAISLYDISVTSYLQTLDAVGGFLAKGLAHCRDTGADPEAIVEARLVPDMLPFRFQIQSVAFHSGDAMNAVLSGALSLPGERPAYDYAGLQGLIADTAAALRSLTPEEVNAREGADMVFKVRDTDMLFTSEGFVMSFSMPNFHFHATTAYDILRQNGAPVGKRDYMGTPRLKG, from the coding sequence ATGGCGATCTCTCTCTACGACATCAGTGTGACGAGCTACCTGCAGACCCTGGACGCCGTCGGCGGCTTTCTGGCCAAGGGCCTCGCCCATTGCCGCGACACCGGCGCCGATCCCGAGGCGATCGTCGAGGCGCGGCTGGTCCCCGACATGCTGCCGTTCCGCTTCCAGATCCAGTCGGTCGCCTTCCATTCGGGCGACGCCATGAACGCGGTGCTCAGCGGCGCCCTTTCCCTGCCCGGCGAGCGCCCGGCCTACGATTACGCCGGCCTGCAGGGCCTGATCGCCGACACCGCCGCCGCCCTGCGTTCACTGACGCCGGAGGAGGTCAACGCCCGCGAAGGCGCCGACATGGTGTTCAAGGTGCGCGACACCGACATGCTGTTCACATCCGAAGGGTTCGTGATGTCGTTTTCCATGCCCAATTTTCACTTCCACGCCACCACCGCCTACGACATCCTGCGGCAGAATGGCGCCCCCGTGGGCAAGCGCGACTACATGGGCACGCCAAGGTTGAAGGGGTAA
- a CDS encoding glycosyltransferase → MGTTANDPLDILFVLDNLSGGGAQRVAVNLANGLQARGHRVRVLLFEHRGPLRGALAPAIQVIELGIGRARHALWPLARMIGALRPGVVLSFLPHVNVLAILAARLAGGASPVVVTEHNQPDPVLLAMMSPGYARATRLARLLYRFAAALVCCTPGIRQAWVTGRGLRADRVHAVHNPVVTAEMLDGTGRPPAHPWARDPSVPLIAAAGRMSAEKDLAMLLRAFARLRQGRAARLLLMGNGVLRPELEALAAALGIADDVDMPGYVDDPHGVFRAAQVVAVSSVSEGFSNVVIEALACGTGVVVTDCFSPADRLTMHGWVQAMVPVGDDAAMARALAEAIDAPSDPDALRAHVSGLTSAAAIDNYEAVLRRVLAR, encoded by the coding sequence ATGGGGACCACGGCCAACGATCCGCTCGATATCCTGTTCGTGCTCGACAATCTGTCGGGCGGCGGCGCGCAGCGCGTGGCGGTGAACCTGGCGAACGGGCTGCAGGCGCGCGGCCACCGGGTAAGGGTGCTGCTGTTCGAGCATCGCGGCCCGCTGCGCGGGGCGCTGGCGCCGGCGATCCAGGTGATCGAGCTGGGGATCGGGCGGGCGCGGCATGCGCTGTGGCCGCTGGCCCGGATGATCGGCGCGCTGCGGCCGGGCGTGGTGCTGAGTTTCCTGCCGCACGTAAACGTGCTGGCCATCCTGGCGGCGCGGCTGGCGGGCGGCGCCAGCCCGGTCGTCGTCACCGAGCACAACCAGCCCGATCCGGTACTGCTGGCGATGATGTCGCCGGGCTATGCACGGGCCACCCGGCTGGCGCGGCTGCTCTACCGCTTCGCCGCGGCGCTGGTGTGCTGCACGCCCGGCATCAGACAGGCATGGGTGACCGGGCGGGGCCTGCGGGCCGACCGGGTCCATGCCGTGCACAATCCGGTTGTCACGGCCGAGATGCTGGACGGAACCGGCAGGCCGCCGGCCCATCCCTGGGCGCGCGATCCGTCGGTGCCGCTGATCGCGGCGGCTGGCCGGATGAGCGCCGAGAAGGACCTGGCGATGCTGCTGCGCGCCTTCGCCCGGCTGCGCCAGGGCCGCGCGGCGCGGCTGCTGCTGATGGGCAACGGGGTGCTGCGGCCCGAACTCGAGGCGCTGGCGGCGGCGCTGGGCATCGCCGACGACGTCGACATGCCGGGATATGTCGACGATCCACACGGGGTGTTCCGCGCGGCGCAGGTTGTGGCGGTGTCGTCGGTCAGCGAGGGCTTCTCCAACGTGGTGATCGAGGCGCTGGCCTGTGGCACCGGGGTGGTGGTCACCGACTGCTTCAGCCCGGCGGACCGGCTGACGATGCACGGCTGGGTGCAGGCCATGGTGCCGGTGGGCGACGATGCGGCCATGGCGCGGGCGCTGGCCGAGGCGATCGACGCACCCTCGGACCCGGACGCGCTGCGCGCCCATGTCAGCGGCCTGACCTCGGCGGCGGCCATCGACAATTATGAGGCGGTGCTGCGCAGGGTGCTGGCCCGCTAG
- a CDS encoding AI-2E family transporter, producing MSEQHGIERATFLVLLTFVSAAFFLVLWQFYGAILWAIAVTVVFRPVQRRILNRIPGRQNAAALLTLLLIITLVILPGTLIIISLLQEASRLYTRIETGQFDPAVWLRSIQDALPWWATDLLDRLDMGDLGAIREQLSSGLSGRLQAIATQALNIGQGALSFLVNLGIMLYLTFFLLRDGRKLTRRIGADVPLPIGIRELLFDKFLTVMRATMKGSFVVAVAQGSLGGLTFWVLGIHAPVLWGVLMAFLSLLPAVGTGFVWVPVAIYLLATGAMAKAVLLVIVGVFAIGLIDNILRPLLVGKDTKMPDYLVLITTLGGIVLFGLNGIILGPLIAAMFIAVWELLAAERRRADANEASVPPAD from the coding sequence ATGTCCGAACAACACGGCATCGAGAGAGCCACTTTCCTGGTCCTGCTGACCTTCGTGTCGGCGGCGTTCTTCCTGGTGCTGTGGCAATTCTACGGCGCGATCCTGTGGGCCATCGCGGTCACCGTGGTATTCCGGCCGGTTCAGCGGCGCATCCTGAACCGGATACCGGGACGCCAGAACGCCGCCGCGCTGCTGACCTTGTTGCTGATCATCACCCTCGTCATCCTGCCGGGCACGCTGATCATCATCTCGCTGCTGCAGGAGGCGTCGCGGCTCTATACCCGCATCGAGACCGGCCAGTTCGACCCGGCGGTGTGGCTGCGCAGCATCCAGGACGCGCTGCCCTGGTGGGCCACCGACCTGCTCGACCGCCTCGACATGGGTGACCTGGGCGCGATCCGCGAACAGCTGTCGTCGGGCCTGTCCGGCCGTCTTCAGGCCATCGCCACCCAGGCGCTCAACATCGGCCAGGGCGCGCTCAGCTTCCTGGTGAATCTGGGCATCATGCTGTACCTCACCTTCTTCCTGCTACGCGACGGCCGGAAACTCACCCGACGCATCGGCGCCGACGTGCCGCTGCCGATCGGCATTCGCGAGCTGCTGTTCGACAAGTTTCTCACCGTGATGCGCGCCACCATGAAGGGCAGCTTCGTCGTCGCCGTCGCCCAGGGCTCGCTGGGCGGCCTGACGTTCTGGGTGCTTGGCATCCACGCGCCGGTGCTGTGGGGCGTGCTGATGGCGTTCCTGTCGCTGCTGCCGGCGGTGGGTACCGGCTTCGTCTGGGTGCCCGTGGCGATCTATCTGCTGGCCACCGGCGCCATGGCCAAGGCCGTGCTGCTGGTGATCGTGGGCGTGTTCGCGATCGGCCTGATCGACAACATCCTGCGCCCGCTGCTGGTGGGCAAGGACACCAAGATGCCCGACTATCTGGTGCTGATCACGACCCTGGGCGGCATCGTCCTGTTCGGGCTCAACGGCATCATTCTGGGCCCGCTGATCGCCGCCATGTTCATTGCCGTATGGGAGCTGCTGGCCGCCGAGCGCCGACGGGCCGACGCGAACGAGGCCAGCGTGCCGCCCGCCGACTGA